A genome region from Hevea brasiliensis isolate MT/VB/25A 57/8 chromosome 9, ASM3005281v1, whole genome shotgun sequence includes the following:
- the LOC131183178 gene encoding receptor-like protein kinase FERONIA — protein sequence MSLGDHPSLYLVLLLHLLPSVTGIKNSLPYTPIDLILLDCGESSISTSLDGRTWDGDADSKFHASNPEAASSAFTASQQDPSVTQVPYMTARIFQSQFTYTFPVSPGPKFVRLYFYPATYSNLDISKSCFSLSANTYTLLNNFSAFLTVSAMKPSVASFIKEYIITVWDNQKLDLTFSPSPSSFAFINGIEIVSMPNNLYASGNNNPLPYVGIDSHPFYLDNTTALEKLYRLNVGGQDISGKDDTGMHRTWLQDLNYIVSGAVAFAIVPPDVKIQYTMKTPAYTAPVMVYGSMRFMGPDSHLNLNYNLTWYFSIDAGFNYLVRLHFCEFRPEVTRSDQVVFYIFINNQTAEAYADIILWSGGNRVPLYKDYVLWIPKGSHSKQYLCLALHPNFDIKRTYADAFLNGLEIFKLNNSGGSLASPGPELLAGSPPPENLPKLNGKTNEKRFLVVIVVGSVFGGMLALSLVICFFVFKKRRVKDFGKSEAKSMPSTQIVSSLPSDRCCRFTIVEMKAATKNFDDENFIGSGGFGNVYKGYIGCGSIPVAIKRLDSSSKQGIHEFKTEIEMLSQLRHVNLVSLIGYCIDEGEMILVYDYMINGTLREHLYESNNNPLPWKKRLHICIGAARGLHYLHAEVANTIIHRDVKTSNILLDEKWVAKVSDFGLSKIAYNEAVSTIVKGTWGYLDPEYARYQQLTEKSDVYSFGVVLLEVLCARKPLNQKLEEEQMNLVNWAQKCIQNGTLCQIIDPHLKGRIAPECSSKFVEIALSCLSDKGIERPTMHDVMGKLEFVLELQEAADAEKVMNPDIECVYPEASFFDSPSANIIGEPQFDSSAANGSISFDTSIIGTTESMPLTTTPEIGKMKNTST from the coding sequence ATGTCTCTCGGAGATCATCCAAGTCTCTATCTGGTCTTGCTCCTCCACCTTCTCCCTTCTGTCACCGGTATCAAGAATTCGCTGCCATATACTCCTATAGACCTCATCCTCCTGGATTGTGGCGAATCGTCTATTTCTACATCGCTGGATGGACGCACTTGGGATGGAGATGCCGACTCCAAATTTCATGCCTCCAACCCTGAAGCAGCATCATCTGCGTTTACAGCTTCTCAACAAGACCCATCAGTAACCCAAGTTCCATACATGACAGCCCGTATTTTTCAATCGCAATTCACCTACACCTTTCCCGTCTCGCCTGGCCCAAAGTTTGTTCGTCTCTACTTCTATCCAGCTACTTACTCCAATCTTGACATTTCCAAATCCTGTTTCTCTCTTAGTGCCAATACTTACactctcctcaacaattttagtgCTTTTCTCACTGTTTCTGCTATGAAACCTTCTGTCGCCTCCTTCATCAAAGAGTATATCATTACCGTGTGGGATAACCAGAAGCTTGACCTGACATTCTCTCCTTCTCCAAGTTCTTTTGCCTTCATAAATGGCATCGAGATTGTTTCGATGCCCAACAACCTCTATGCCAGCGGCAACAATAATCCACTTCCTTATGTGGGCATCGATAGTCACCCATTTTATTTGGATAACACCACCGCTCTTGAGAAATTGTATCGGCTAAATGTTGGTGGACAAGATATCAGCGGGAAAGATGACACTGGAATGCATAGGACATGGCTTCAAGATTTAAATTACATCGTTAGTGGGGCGGTTGCGTTTGCAATTGTACCACCTGATGTCAAAATACAGTATACAATGAAGACACCAGCCTACACTGCACCTGTAATGGTGTATGGTAGCATGCGTTTTATGGGTCCTGATTCACATCTTAACCTGAATTACAATCTTACATGGTACTTCTCCATCGATGCTGGTTTCAATTATCTTGTTAGGCTCCATTTTTGTGAGTTTCGACCTGAGGTCACAAGAAGTGACCAAGTGGTGTTTTATATATTCATCAACAATCAAACAGCTGAGGCATACGCAGATATAATCCTCTGGTCCGGCGGTAATAGAGTTCCACTGTATAAAGACTACGTCTTGTGGATCCCCAAAGGCAGCCATAGTAAGCAGTACTTGTGTCTCGCTTTACACCCCAATTTTGATATAAAACGTACATATGCTGATGCTTTCTTGAACGGCCTAGAGATATTCAAGTTGAATAATTCAGGCGGTAGTCTAGCCTCTCCCGGCCCTGAATTATTGGCGGGTAGTCCACCACCAGAAAACCTTCCAAAATTGAACGGGAAGACTAACGAGAAAAGATTTTTGGTAGTAATCGTTGTTGGTTCTGTTTTTGGGGGTATGCTAGCGCTCTCTCTTGTTATTTGTTTCTTTGTTTTTAAAAAGAGGAGAGTGAAGGACTTTGGAAAGAGTGAGGCCAAATCCATGCCGTCCACTCAAATTGTTTCATCATTGCCATCCGACCGTTGCTGTCGATTTACAATAGTTGAAATGAAAGCAGCTACAAAAAATTTTGATGATGAAAATTTTATTGGTTCCGGTGGATTCGGCAATGTGTATAAAGGATATATTGGCTGTGGATCCATCCCAGTTGCAATCAAACGTTTGGATTCATCATCGAAGCAAGGAATTCACGAATTCAAAACTGAGATAGAAATGCTGTCCCAACTCCGCCATGTTAATCTAGTATCTTTGATTGGATATTGCATtgatgaaggcgaaatgatcctGGTTTATGACTATATGATCAATGGGACACTTCGGGAGCATCTATATGAAAGCAACAACAATCCACTTCCATGGAAGAAAAGGCTTCACATATGCATCGGCGCAGCACGCGGATTGCATTATCTTCATGCTGAAGTGGCAAATACAATAATCCATCGTGATGTAAAGACTAGCAATATTCTGTTAGATGAAAAGTGGGTTGCCAAAGTTTCAGATTTCGGGTTATCAAAAATAGCTTACAATGAGGCAGTTAGTACCATAGTAAAGGGAACTTGGGGGTATCTAGATCCAGAATATGCACGATACCAACAATTGACAGAAAAATCTGATGTGTATTCATTTGGGGTAGTCTTATTGGAAGTGTTGTGTGCTCGGAAGCCTCTCAACCAGAAGTTGGAGGAGGAACAAATGAATTTGGTCAATTGGGCACAAAAATGCATCCAGAATGGGACTCTTTGTCAAATAATTGATCCTCATCTGAAGGGCCGCATAGCTCCTGAGTGTTCTAGTAAATTTGTGGAGATTGCATTAAGTTGTCTAAGTGATAAAGGGATTGAACGACCAACCATGCATGATGTGATGGGTAAACTTGAATTTGTATTGGAGCTTCAAGAGGCTGCAGATGCTGAGAAGGTAATGAATCCTGATATTGAATGTGTCTATCCAGAGGCATCATTTTTTGATAGTCCATCCGCTAATATCATTGGCGAACCTCAGTTCGACTCGAGTGCTGCAAATGGATCAATTAGTTTTGACACAAGCATTATTGGAACTACTGAATCTATGCCACTAACTACAACGCCAGAGATTGGAAAAATGAAAAACACCTCCACTTAA